GCCCGACCAGCACCGCCGCGATGGCGATGACCGGCAGCGCCCAGGCTCGCCGCCGCGCGCTCTTCTGCGCCCTTCGCGTGTCACGAATGGCGGGGTCCACCGGGTCGGACCCCGCAATCTGTGACACCCGAGCAGAAGGGTCCCAACCCGAGAACACCTCCCCCTGGCTCGCGTGTCACGAATGGCCGGGTCAACAGGGTCGGATGCCGCAATCTGTGACACCTGAGCAGAAGGGTCCCCAGCAGAAGGGTCCCCAGCAGGAAGAGCAGGATCACCAGCGGAGCGCAGCGCGCGGGTGTCGAGAGCACGCAGCTCTGCGGCCTCGGCATCCGTCAATGATCCCCCGGGAGCGAAGGCCCGGCGCTGCAGCTCACGTCGTCGTGCGGCCGCCGCGTCATCCAGCATCCGTCACCCCATGCTCTCGAACTGCATGGCCGCCCAGATCAGCCACCCCGTGCTGAACAGCGTGGCGCACAGGCCCAGCACCAGCGCCCACATCGCCACCCCGCGGTTCTCGATGGGGCGGCGCAGCGACATGATCGCGGCGATCACGGCCACGATCGCGACCGGAACGCCCCAGCCGACGAACATCGAGGTCGCCAGCGCGACGATCGCGGCGAAGAGCGCCCACGGGGCGAGCCGCGCGTCATCGACCGGTTCGGGTTCGGGAGGCTCCGCCGGTTCCCAGGCGCCGCGCACCACGGCATCCGAGTTCTCGGTCGTGCGCTCCACCGGAACCGGCGCGGTCGGCAGCCTGTCATACCCCTTGGCCGCGCCGGGCAGCGCCGTGCTCCCCCGGGCCGCGCGACCTCGGGCGTGGGGTTCTCGATGCGAGGATCGGTCATGTCGCACTCACCTGGATCTGCGTCACCGGCAGCGTCGAATCGGCCCCGAAGGCGAGCGTCGACGCACCGCGGCCGCTCGCGATCAGCTCGGCGGCCAGGCCGGCGATCATCGCACCGTTGTCGGTGCACAGCCGCAGCGGCGGGATGCGCACCGTCACGCCTGCAGCCTGCGCACGCTCAAGCGTGACATCACGCAGACGGCGGTTGGCGATCACGCCCCCGCCCAGCAGCAGTCTCGGCACACCGCGATCCTCGCACGCGGCGAGCGCTTTGGTGACCAGCACGTCGACCACGGCCTCGCGGAAGCTCGCCGCGACGTCAGCGACGGGGACCTCCTCGCCGTTCGCCTCGGCCCGTTCGATCCAGCGCGCGACGGCGGTCTTCAGCCCCGAGAACGAGAAGTCGTAACGGTGCTTCTGCAGATCGGATGCCTTGGACAGGCCGCGCGGGAACCGGATCGCCTTCGGGTCACCATCGGCCGCGGCCCTGTCGATCTGCGGACCGCCCGGATAGGGCAGCCCGAGCAGGCGGGCGACCTTATCGAAGGCCTCGCCAGCCGCATCGTCGACGGTCTCACCGAGCAGCTCGACGTCGGTGGTCAGGTCGCGCACGTGCAGCAGCGAGGTGTGCCCGCCACTGACGAGCAGGGCGATGGTCGGGTATTCGAGGGGCTCGGAGTCATCGGACAGCAGGTCGGCGGCGATGTGGCCGACCAAGTGGTTCACGGCGTACAGCGGCTTGTTCAGCGAGACGGCCAGGCCCTTCGCCGCCCCCACGCCGACCATGAGGGCACCGGCGAGCCCGGGGCCACTGGTCACGGCGATGGCGTCCAGGTCGTCGAGGGTCACCCGTGCCTCGGCGAGCGCCTGCTCGATGGATGGCTGCAGCGCCTCGAGGTGCGCGCGGGCGGCGACCTCGGGCACGACCCCGCCGTAGCGTGCATGCTCGTCCATGCTCGACGCGATGGTGTTCGAGAGCAGGGTGCGGCCGCGCACGATGCCGATGCCGGTCTCGTCGCAGCTGGTCTCGATGCCGAGCACCAGGGGGTCGATCATGCTCATGCGGCGCCCTCCTGCTCGCTCGATTCGGAGGATTTCGCACGATCTGCAGGATCCATTCCGGCATCCGCTCCTGTGTTTCGTGCGATCTCCTGCGTTTCGTGCGCAGCGGCCCTGGCCGCCCACGCCCGCAGCTCCAGCTTCATCACCACGGCGTCCACGTCATCCGGCTGGTAGTAGCGGGGACGGCGACCCAGCTCGGTGAAACCCTCCGAGGCGTACAGCCCCTCGGCGACCGGATTGTCGGCGCGCACCTCCAGGAACAGCTCGCGCGCGCCGCGGGCGACGACCTCGGCGATCAGCGCGCGCAGCAGCGCCCGTCCCCGCCCTTGCCCGCGGACCTCTTCGGAGAGCGCGATGGTCTGGATGTCGGCATCCGACCCGCCCGGCAGCGCGCGCAGACCCCCGTACCCGACGACGACTCCGTCCTGCTCGTCGACGAGATAGTGATTGTGGTCGCTGACCAGTTCGGCGGCCATGGTGTCTTCGCTCCAGGCATCCGTGGGAAAGCTGCGCCGTTCCAGGTCCATGATCGCGGCGAGGTCCGCGGCGGTCGCGCGTCGGAGGCTCACGCGCTCACCCGCTTCGGCGCGCCCGGCTGCACGACATCCGGCGAGCGCAGGTACAGCGGTTCGGGGCCGGCGAGGGTGCGGCCGGCGGCGATCGCGCGCACGCCGACCCGGGCGAGAGCGGATGCCGAGAGCTCGGTCGCCTCGCGCACGGGTCCCTCCAGTTCGACGCCGCGCTTCTCGAGCCGGGTGGGGGCGGTCAGGTGCGGGATGCCGTCGGCATCCGTTCCGTCGAAGAGACTCAGCGCGATCTCGCGGCGGCGCGCATCGGTGACCACCGTGAGCGGGCCGTCGGAATCGAGAGCGATCGCGTAGTGGCTGGGGATCGGGACGACCGGGATGCCGCGGCCGAGCGCGAACGCGCGAGCGGCGGCGATGCCGATGCGCAGGCCGGTGAACGGACCCGGCCCCATGCCGGCGACGACATGCGTGATGCCGGGCTGCGCGACCTGAGCCAGCATGTCGCCGATCACCTCGGCGTGCCCCAGCGGGTCGGTGCTGGCGGCCTCGGCGACGGTGCGCCCGTCCGCGTCGATGACGGCGACGGCCGTGCCCAGAGAGGTGTCGACGGCGAGAATCACCTCTCCAGGGTAGTCGGGGTGAGGCGTGGCGGTCGGGGCAGGGCAGGAGGCGCGGCGGTTCCGGGTTCCGGAAGGTTCACTCAAGCCTGCCGCAAGATTCCCAGAAGAACACCGCGGGCGGCCCTGGGGCCCCAGTAGCGGACCGTACGATCATGAGTGAGATTCTGAGGCCGTGGCGATGGGATGCTGCGGCCTCAGTGGTGCGAGAGGACACGATGAGCAGGACGACCGGTCACGGGACTTCGTCGCGACGCCGCAGACAGTGGGGCACGGAGAAGACGCATGCGCTGCTCCCTGCCGTGCACGATCGTCCGTCGACGCGCAAGCTCGTGTTCGCGCGCGTGGCAATCTGGCTGACCATCGCCGCCTGGATGCTCTATGTGCTCACCGTGCTTCTCACACTGTTCCTCGCGGGCGAGTTCGACACGACGTGGCGCGTCATCGAGGCTGCGTCCTACGTGGTGGTGGTGACCTTCCTCACCTTCTCCGCGCTGATGTACCTGCTGGCCCGCTACGGAGCCTTCCAGCGGTTCCGCACGCACCGCCGGGCAGCGCGCGGCGAGCTCGACCGCCACTTCTCCCTCGACCACCGGCCGCTCACCGTGCTCGTGCCGTCGTATGCGGAGGAGCCGGGCGTCATCCGCAAGACGCTGTGGTCGGCCGCACTGCAGGAGTACCCGGAGATGCGCGTCGTGCTGCTCATCGATGACGATCCGCATCCGAGCGATCCCGAGACGCGCGACAAGCTGAACGCGACGCGTGCCGTGACCTCGGAGATCGCCTATGCACTGCGCGAGCCGCGCGAGCGCGCCGTCGAAGCGCTGGAGTTCTTCGAGAGCATCCGTGATCTGCCGGGTATCGCCGAGGACGCCCTGCCCGATCTCATCGACCAGTACCGGCTGGCGGTCACCTGGCTGCGCGACTTCGCGGATGCCGAGCCGCGCGAAGACCATGTCGACGACTTCTTCGTGGAGCAGGTGCTGCACGGCCTGGCCGACGATCTGGAGTCGACCGCCGTCGCGTTGGAGATGGCCGCAGCTGAGGGGTCGGCGCCGAGCACCGCGCGCATGCATGAGCTGCATCGCCGGCTCGTGTGGATCTTCTCGGCGGAGATGGCCTGGTTCGAGCGCAAGCGCTATGCCTCGCTGTCGCATGAGGCGAACAAGGCGATGAACTTGAACGCGTACATCGGCCTGCTCGGCGGCCGGTTCGTCGAGCAGGTCACTCCCGACGGCCTGATGCTGCGTCCCGCTCCCGGCGGTGCGCCGGCCGATCTCGAGATCCCCTATTCCGACTTCGTGCTCACGCTCGATGCGGATTCGCTGCTGCTTCGCGACTACTGCCTGCGCCTGGTGCATTTCCTCGAGCAGCCCGAGAACGCGAACGTCGCCGTCACGCAGACGCCGTACTCGTCGTTCCGCAACGCGCCGACGCGCATCGAGCGGCTCGCGGGCGCCACCACCGACGTGCAGCACATCCTGCACCAGGGCATGTCAAGGTACAACGCCACGTTCTGGGTGGGCGCCAACGCCGTGATCCGCATGGAGGCGCTCGATGACATCCTCGAGATCGAGAGCGTCGACGGCATCGAGGTGCGGCGCTACGTGCAGGATCGCACCGTCATCGAGGACACCGAGTCCAGCGTCGATCTGACCCTGTTCGGGTGGCGACTCGTCAACTACCCCGAGCGGCTCAGCTACAGCGCGACACCACCGGACTGGGGGTCGCTGATCGTTCAGCGACGCCGCTGGGCCAACGGCGGTCTGCTCATCCTTCCGAAGATGTGGCGGCAGATGCGCGATGCCAGGCGCCAGCACAAGCCGCTGGGCACCGCCGAGGTGTCGCTGCGGATGAACTACATGGCCTCGATCGCCTGGGCGAGCTTCGGGCTGATCTTCCTGCTTGCGTACCCGTACGACAACAGGCTCGTGAGCCCGTTCATCCTTCTCGGCGCGCTCCCCTACTTCCTCGCGATGTCCAGTGACCTGAAGTACAGCGGCTACAAGCGCACCGACATCTTCCGCATCTACGGGTTCAACCTGATCCTGCTGCCGGTCAACCTCGCGGGTGTCCTCAAGTCGCTGCAGCAGGGCATGACCGGCCGCAAGATCCCGTTCGCCCGGACCCCGAAGGTGAAGGATCGCACCGGCTCGCCGCTGCTGTACATCGTCAGCCCCGTCGTGATCATCGCCTTCTCGGCTTTCGTCGCGTGGCGCAGCTACCTGGACAGCTCCTGGTGGACTCTCGGCTTCTCGACGTTCAACGCGCTCTGCGCCGCATGGGCGTTCCTGGGAAACATCGGCATCCGCAACGGCCTGGTCGACACCTGGGTGGGCCTGACGGACTGGATGTACGTCGACATCGAGCGCCAGGAGCCTGCAGAGCACGTGGAGGACACCGCACCGGATTGGCGGTCGATTCTGCACGAAGGGCATCCGGCTCCCGGAGTGGTTGCGCCGGAGATGGCGGGTGCGGATGTGGCCGGCGCGGAGGTGGCCGCTTCTGTGGCGGACGTGGACACGGATGCCGTGGACGCGGATGCCGTGGACACGGATGCCGTGGACACGGGTGCCGTGGACACGGATGCCGTGGACACGCCTTCCTCGGGCACGAGCACTCATCCGATCGAGCAGCAGCCGGTCGATCCCCAGTCAGAGATCCAGGTGCACTCATGAGCCGCACACCCCGCCAGCGCACACCCCGCCAGCGCACACCCCGCCAGGGCCGTCATCCGGGCAAGCGGCTGTCTCCGCTGCGGGTGCTGCTCGGCCTGGCCGTCGTCATCATTGTGGCGGCCGGAGCCATTGCCGTGCCCTGGTACCTGACGAAGGAGAATCCCGCGATCGCCGAGACGGCAGGCCCGCAGTGGTTCGGCGGATACTTCGATGTGACCGCGGCGGATGTGTCGGCCTCTCCGACTGCCGGCGTCGGCAATGACGACACCGTCGTGCTCGGATTCATCGTCGCC
Above is a window of Microbacterium suwonense DNA encoding:
- the rimI gene encoding ribosomal protein S18-alanine N-acetyltransferase, coding for MSLRRATAADLAAIMDLERRSFPTDAWSEDTMAAELVSDHNHYLVDEQDGVVVGYGGLRALPGGSDADIQTIALSEEVRGQGRGRALLRALIAEVVARGARELFLEVRADNPVAEGLYASEGFTELGRRPRYYQPDDVDAVVMKLELRAWAARAAAHETQEIARNTGADAGMDPADRAKSSESSEQEGAA
- the tsaB gene encoding tRNA (adenosine(37)-N6)-threonylcarbamoyltransferase complex dimerization subunit type 1 TsaB, with product MILAVDTSLGTAVAVIDADGRTVAEAASTDPLGHAEVIGDMLAQVAQPGITHVVAGMGPGPFTGLRIGIAAARAFALGRGIPVVPIPSHYAIALDSDGPLTVVTDARRREIALSLFDGTDADGIPHLTAPTRLEKRGVELEGPVREATELSASALARVGVRAIAAGRTLAGPEPLYLRSPDVVQPGAPKRVSA
- a CDS encoding glycosyltransferase family 2 protein produces the protein MSRTTGHGTSSRRRRQWGTEKTHALLPAVHDRPSTRKLVFARVAIWLTIAAWMLYVLTVLLTLFLAGEFDTTWRVIEAASYVVVVTFLTFSALMYLLARYGAFQRFRTHRRAARGELDRHFSLDHRPLTVLVPSYAEEPGVIRKTLWSAALQEYPEMRVVLLIDDDPHPSDPETRDKLNATRAVTSEIAYALREPRERAVEALEFFESIRDLPGIAEDALPDLIDQYRLAVTWLRDFADAEPREDHVDDFFVEQVLHGLADDLESTAVALEMAAAEGSAPSTARMHELHRRLVWIFSAEMAWFERKRYASLSHEANKAMNLNAYIGLLGGRFVEQVTPDGLMLRPAPGGAPADLEIPYSDFVLTLDADSLLLRDYCLRLVHFLEQPENANVAVTQTPYSSFRNAPTRIERLAGATTDVQHILHQGMSRYNATFWVGANAVIRMEALDDILEIESVDGIEVRRYVQDRTVIEDTESSVDLTLFGWRLVNYPERLSYSATPPDWGSLIVQRRRWANGGLLILPKMWRQMRDARRQHKPLGTAEVSLRMNYMASIAWASFGLIFLLAYPYDNRLVSPFILLGALPYFLAMSSDLKYSGYKRTDIFRIYGFNLILLPVNLAGVLKSLQQGMTGRKIPFARTPKVKDRTGSPLLYIVSPVVIIAFSAFVAWRSYLDSSWWTLGFSTFNALCAAWAFLGNIGIRNGLVDTWVGLTDWMYVDIERQEPAEHVEDTAPDWRSILHEGHPAPGVVAPEMAGADVAGAEVAASVADVDTDAVDADAVDTDAVDTGAVDTDAVDTPSSGTSTHPIEQQPVDPQSEIQVHS
- the tsaD gene encoding tRNA (adenosine(37)-N6)-threonylcarbamoyltransferase complex transferase subunit TsaD, whose translation is MSMIDPLVLGIETSCDETGIGIVRGRTLLSNTIASSMDEHARYGGVVPEVAARAHLEALQPSIEQALAEARVTLDDLDAIAVTSGPGLAGALMVGVGAAKGLAVSLNKPLYAVNHLVGHIAADLLSDDSEPLEYPTIALLVSGGHTSLLHVRDLTTDVELLGETVDDAAGEAFDKVARLLGLPYPGGPQIDRAAADGDPKAIRFPRGLSKASDLQKHRYDFSFSGLKTAVARWIERAEANGEEVPVADVAASFREAVVDVLVTKALAACEDRGVPRLLLGGGVIANRRLRDVTLERAQAAGVTVRIPPLRLCTDNGAMIAGLAAELIASGRGASTLAFGADSTLPVTQIQVSAT